A genomic region of Mycobacterium senriense contains the following coding sequences:
- a CDS encoding gluconokinase, giving the protein MNGSAPVVVMGVSGSGKSTVGAALAQRLRVPFVDADTLHPAANIAKMAAGEPLDDGDRYPWLERVGDWLAAHRDGGVVSCSALKRKYRDQLRTHCPGVEFLHLSGSAELIGGRLATRTDHFMPAALLRSQLDTLEPLGPDEAGMTVDVGPGVDAIVDTVVQARR; this is encoded by the coding sequence GTGAACGGATCGGCCCCCGTCGTGGTGATGGGCGTCTCCGGATCGGGCAAGTCGACGGTGGGGGCGGCGCTCGCGCAGCGCTTGCGGGTCCCATTCGTCGACGCCGACACCCTGCACCCGGCCGCCAACATCGCCAAAATGGCGGCCGGCGAACCGCTCGACGACGGTGACCGCTATCCCTGGTTGGAGCGGGTCGGTGACTGGTTGGCGGCCCACCGCGACGGCGGCGTCGTGAGCTGTTCGGCGCTGAAGCGGAAATACCGCGACCAGTTGCGCACGCACTGCCCGGGCGTGGAGTTCCTGCACCTCTCGGGCTCGGCGGAGCTGATCGGCGGCCGGCTGGCGACCCGGACCGATCACTTCATGCCGGCCGCGCTGCTGCGCTCGCAATTGGACACGCTGGAACCCCTCGGTCCCGACGAGGCCGGCATGACCGTCGACGTCGGCCCCGGCGTCGACGCGATCGTGGATACCGTCGTGCAGGCTCGCAGGTAG
- a CDS encoding ParD-like family protein — MAEALDRVTRVASDLMDSAAAEGARQSRSAKQQLDHWARVGRAVSSQHTASRRRVEAALAGQVPTSELTVEEGVVFNAEISAAIEESLARTNYGATLAGQGVTTVALNDDGEIVEHRPDGAAVVLAGRR; from the coding sequence ATGGCCGAGGCTCTCGATCGTGTCACGCGGGTCGCATCCGACCTGATGGACAGCGCGGCGGCTGAGGGTGCCCGGCAGAGCCGTTCGGCCAAGCAGCAACTCGACCACTGGGCTCGGGTCGGACGCGCGGTGTCCAGCCAGCACACCGCCTCGCGGCGACGGGTGGAAGCCGCCCTCGCCGGCCAGGTCCCGACCAGCGAGCTCACCGTCGAGGAGGGCGTGGTGTTCAACGCCGAGATCTCCGCGGCCATCGAGGAAAGCCTGGCGCGCACCAACTACGGGGCGACGCTGGCCGGGCAGGGCGTCACCACGGTGGCCCTCAACGACGACGGCGAGATCGTCGAGCACCGCCCCGACGGCGCCGCGGTGGTGCTCGCGGGTAGGCGCTGA